GAGATGTTCGGCTCCGGGACAGAGGTCCGTTTCCGCCCGCACTTCTTCCCCTTCACCGAGCCAAGCTTCGAGATCGATGTGAAGCTCCACGTCAAGGGCCAGGCCCCGCGGTGGATCGAGGTCGCCGGTTGCGGAATGGTCGATCCTGCGGTCTTCGCGCAGATCAATGTGTCGCGCAAGGATGGTGCCTACGATCCGGAGAAGGTGACTGGCTTCGCCTTCGGCATGGGCCTCGACCGTCTCGCGATGATCCGCTGGGGCATCAAGGACATCCGTCTCCTCATCGAGAACGACGCGCGTTTCCTGAAGCAGTTCGCTTGAGGCTGATGTTGGAACCGCCAAGACGCAAAGTTCGCCAAGTTTTCTGATCTTATTTTTCACCATGCCCTGCTTGGCGTCCTTGCGGTGCTCATTTCTCCCGACCTACCATGAATGTTTCGCTCAACTGGCTCGCGACACACGTCGATTTGAAAGGAAAGACCCCTGAGGAGTTGGACCGTCTTCTGACTTTCGCCGGTGTGGAAGTCGAAGGGATCGAGGTGAAGGGTGTCGCTTCGGACAAGATCGTGGTCGCACAGATCATGGAGGCCGTGCAGCACCCGGATGCCGAGAAGCTGAAGGTGACGCAGGTGGATGCCGGTGAGGGCCAGCTCCGCCAGATCGTCTGCGGCGCGAAGAACTACAAGGTCGGCGACAAGGTGCCTTGCTGTCTTCCCGGGGCGGTGCTGCCGGGTGGCTTCACGATTGGTGAAGCGAAGATGCGCGGCGTGGAGTCGAAGGGCATGCTCGCTTCCGCTTCGGAGATCGGCCTCGTGGATGCCGAGGACGGACTGATGATTTTGCCGCCGGATTCTCCCATCGGGAAGCCCGTGAAGGAACTCTTTCACGGCGATGTTTTGCTGGAAGTCGAGGTGACACCGAATCGTCCGGACCTGCTCAGCCATCATGGCATGGCACGGGAAATGGCGACGCTGTTAGAAGTGCCGCTGAAGCCGCTTGAGATCCCGGTGCGCGAGAGTTTCGTCGCGGATGGCGTGAAGATCGAGGCCCCGGACGCGTGCCCGTTCTACACCGCGGTTCGCATTTCTGGCGTGAAGATCGGCCCGAGCCCTGCGTGGCTGGTTGAACGACTCGAGTCGATCGGACTGCGGCCCATCAACAACGTGGTCGATATCACCAACTTCGTGCTGCACGAGCTTGGACAGCCGCTGCATGCCTTCGATGCCGCGAAGGTTTCCGGTGCGCTGGTGATTCGCACTGCAAAGGATGGCGAAGAATTTCTCGCGCTCGACGGGCAGACCTATCCGCTGCTCGCCGATGACTGCGTGATTTCCGATGAAGCGGGCAACGCCCTCGCCCTCGGTGGCGTGATGGGCGGCGCGGACAGCGGCGTGGCCGAGGCGACCACGGACATTCTACTGGAGTCGGCGTACTTCACGCCGTCGCGCATCCGGCGCACTTCGCGGCGCACGGCGCTATCCTCGGATTCATCGTATCGCTTCGAGCGCGGTGTGAATCCGGATGGCGTGCTCGCGGGCTCGGCGTTGGCAATCAAGCTGATCATGGAGATCGCGGGCGGCACTGCCGAAGCGATGACCATCAAGGCCGGTGAGGCACCCGTGCTCACGCAACCGGTGGCGCTCGATCTGGCCAAGCTCGACCAACTCACGGGTGCGAGCATTCCTCACGACGAGGCCGCGACCATCCTCACCCGCCTCGGTCTTTCGAAGAACGCGGATGGCTCTTGGCGCGTTCCTTCGTTCCGCGCCGACTTGCAGCGCCATATCGATCTCGTTGAGGAAATCGTCCGCGTGAAGGGCCTCGATGCGGTGCCGTCGCGCCTGCGCGGAACCTTCGTGCCATCGAGCGCGGTGGATGCCGCTTACGATGCCGACATGCGCTTGCGCGAGCGACTTGCGGGCCTCGGCTTCCACGAGTGCCAGACGATCAAGCTGATCTCCGATGTTCAGGTGACCGATGCGCTGACGCTGAAGCCGCTGCAGCCGGGCGACACGATCCGCGTGAGCCTGCCGCTCAGCGAGGACCACGCGGTGATGCGCCCGAGCTTGACCCCGGGGCTCGTCGCTTCTGCTGAACGCAACGTGCGCCAGGGGAACAAGGCGCTGCGTTTCTTCGAGCTCGGCCGCGTCTTCCGCAATGCAGGCGGGGGCAAGGCAAAGGATCTCGAGAGCGATTCGCTCGGCCTGCTGCTATCCGGCCATGCCTCGCCTGCGAGCTGGGCGCATCCCGAGGCGGCTGCCGATCTCTACGACCTGAAGGCGGTCATCGCTGCGCTGGTGCCGACGGCTTCCTTGCAGCTTTTGCCGCGCGCCCGTGAAGGCTTCGCGCTTGCCGCGGACATTCAGGCGGATGGCCAGAACCTCGGCACGTTCGCGATGCTGTTGCCCTCGCGCCAACGCGAGCTCGATGCTCCCACTCCGGTGTTCGTGGCCGAGCTTGATCTGTCGAAGCTGCGGAAGTTTGTCGCGGGAAGCCGCGAGATTGCCGAGCTGCCGCAGTTCCCGGGATCCTCGCGGGACCTTGCGTTGGAGGCACCGGCCGTGCTGGCGAATGCCGAGATCGAGCGCGTGCTGGCGAAGGTGAAGGAGCCGTTGCTGACGGGCTTCGAATGCTTCGACGTGTTCCGCGATGAAAGCGGGCAGAAGCTTGCTGTCGATCGCAAGTCGATCGCCTATCGCATGCACTATCGTGCGTCGGACCGCACGTTAAAGGCGGAAGAGATCGATGCTGCGCACAAGATCGTCGTCACGGCGTTGACCGGGGGACTGCCGGTGAGCCAGCGATAGGATCTTCGGCGGTCTGGTGAGGCGGACCGTGCCCAGCATGAGGTGTCCCTTCAGGACACGCTGGCTTTGCGCGTTTTTCCCGGCACTTCGTGCCGGGCTTTTATGAGTCGTCCCGATTGGGACGAAGAGAAATGCGGGGTCCTTGGTGGCCGCGCTGACCGGCGACCTGCCGGTCAGCCAGCGATAAGAAGGCTCAAGTCGACGGCGGCTGCGAGACCAGATCCGCAGCCGTCTTCGCATGCTGCGGATGGAACTGCGGATTCATGCTGAGCGCCTTGCTGAAATGGCGCTTGGCGGCGTCGGGGTTCTTGAGTGCTTGCTCGATCATCCCGGCGTGGAACCAGATCTCGGCGTCGGGCGTGTTCCATTTCATCGCGCGCTGGATCATTCGCTTGGCCTCCTCCGGCTTGCCGGCTTTCAGGAGGCACCAGGCGAGAGTGTCGGTGGTGCCAACGTTCTTGTAGGTCTCGTAGGAAGCCTGCGCTTCCTTCAGCGCCAGTTCCGGTTGGCGATCCAGGTCGGCAAGGAAACGCGCGAGCTGGGCATTGCCGCTGCCGTGTGAATGAGCATGGCCATCGTGCTCATGCACCTCGTGAAAGGCGATCACGCGTTCGATCTGCTTCTTTGCCTTCTCCTGATCTCCCGTGAGCTGATAGAGGGTGACCAAGGCGGCGAGTGCGTCGTGGTTCGGTGTGATCGATGCAGACTTCTCGTAGTGCCCGATGGCCTTCGGGTAATCCTGCTTGGCCGCTGAGATGCGCGCGGCGATCACCAGCACTCGTGGATTCTCCGGCGCGGCCTCCAGCGCCTTTGTCGAAAGCTGCTCCGCCGACGGCAACGCGCCGGAGTGGAAGTTCATCAGCGCGAGTTCCGCCCGGCACCATGCGGCGTTTTCAGGGTAGGGCCCGCCGGAATCAATTGCCCGCTGCATCATCGCCATCGCCTGAGTGCCCTTGCCTGTCACCCACAAGAGATGCGAGGCGCGGCTGAGAGTGGAAAGGTCGGCCCGCGTTGCGAGTGCCGCTTCATAGTGCTCGAAGGCTTCGTCGTAGTTGCCGAGTTCCACCGCGCCATCGCCGATCAAGGCATGGGCATCGACGTGCTGTGGATCCTTGGCGAGCACCTTCTCCGCCCACTTCTTGCCGGCGGTGAAATCGTGCTCGGAGTTCTCCACCCAGGCCATGCCGGCCATCGCGTCGATAGATTCCGGCTGCATGCCGAGAGCTTTTTGGTAGGCGGCTTCGGCGGCGGCAAAGTCGTGCGCCACGGAATTGCGCGCCTCTTGCATCAGCGCGTCACCGAGTTTCACCCAAGCCTGCGCACCGGCGCCCTTGAGATTCGCGAGCTTCGTCAGTCGCTCGATCTCCGGGGAGACGGCCACCGTGGGTTGTTTATCATGATGCTCGTGAGCGAGGGCCGCCGATGCGCAAACCATGGCGGCGAGAAGGAAGTGAGGTTTCATGGCGAAGTGAGTGGAAGGGAAAGCCGGCGGCCCGTGTCGGCCGCCGGCTTCATGAGGGCGACTCAGTCGTCGGATGGAGCTTGGCGCTGATCCACTGCCGGGCCGGCGTGAGGCGTGGCGAGGTAAGGGAAGACCTGATTGTAGATCTGGTCATTCGCCGAGACATTGTCGCCGACCACGGTGATCGAGGTGTAGGCCGGTCCGCTGGCGACGGCGGAGAGCGCGATGTCCACCACGTCGTCGCCGACGCGGCGACCATTCGGCCAACCACCGGTATCGCCGCCGATGACGCTGAGGCGATTGAAGCCGGCTTGTCCGGGCAGCTTCACTGGATCTGTGGTGGTATCGACGCGCAGCACATCCGGAATGAAGACCGCCGCGAGGTCGGTGCGACCGGTGGTGGCGAGCGGTCCATCACCTTCAGGGTCGGCGAAGAGCACGGCATTGATCAGGAAGGCGACCTCGGGGTTCTCCGCGTAGGTCTTGAAGGCGGTGGCATCGTTCACGGGCGAGGTGCGGTTGTAGACGTCCTTGCCGCGCAGGGCGACGAGCACTTCATTGAAGAGCGGATTGCCAAGGCGATTCACCTGCACCCACTTGCCGGAGTGCTTGGGGTCCTTTTTCGCGCTGAGCATGGTCATCGCCTGGCGACTGACCGAGGCATAAACCCCCACTCCAGACTGCGCGCCGAGGAAAGGATTGGTGAAGGCCACGGCCTCCAACTGCGTCAGCGGGATCTGGATCGCGTAGCTGAGGACGTTGAAGCCCTTGAAGCCGTCAACGCCGCCGCCATCCTGGCCGAGGCCGTTACCGCTGTCGTTCCCGATGATGCGCGGGTCGAGGAAGTCGAAGATGCCGGGGGTGTCGGCGTAGAAGCCGTCTTCGCGAGGGCCGGCCCAGGCGACAATGCCATTGCCCAGCTGGGTGACGGCCTGCTTGGTCAATGAATCGAGCCCGGCGAAATCGACGGCTCCGGAGACGGCCTTCCCGTCGGGACCGTTGTAGGCCGGCGTGGTGCGCGCGCCGACATTGGGTGGCGACACGGGCAGGTCGGCGGACTCGAACTGCTCTTTCAGGACCTTCGATTTCCCCTTCATCGCGCTTTCGGTGAAGACGTAGGTCTGCGTGAAGTTCTGCTTTCCGTCGCCGATCGTGGTGATGGGGCCGACTTCGGTGCCGCGGCCGTAGGACAGGATCGTATCCGGGTTTTTGACGTCGGTGATCTTCGAGAAGACGAAGTCGAAGCGCCGCGTCTCCTGCCCGGTGACGGGATTGGTGAGGTGAATGCTGTAGCGGGCGTTATCGGCGAAGCGCTCATAGATCACGCCGTCACCGGGCTCCGAGAAGGGGCGGACGGAAACGAGGACGTTGAGCACTTTCACTGCCGGGTTGTCATACTTCGTGCCGATGAAGGCGTACAGGTCGGTCAGGTTGGCCTGGGGGTCCTGTTTGATGAGCGGGGCGTCGCTGTGGCTGGAGGCGTGGGCGACGATCGGGCAGGCAAGGGCCGTGCAGAAAACAGGCGTGATGCGCCATAGGGAACGCAATGGAATGGTCTTCATGGTGTGCAAGCAGTTCTAGGTTTTAGACGGCTCGTGAAATGAGCCGCACCCCCAGCCATGGCGCTGCACGCGAGCCGAGTCGAAGGACACACGGACTCGAAATCGAATGGGGGTATGGGCCGAAAGGGAGGATTGGAGGCCCGCGGCGGTGCTGTTAGCCCGTATTTCAAACGGTTAGATGCGCTTGAGCGCCAAGCCCTTGAAGTTTTTTCGGAAGTCCGTAGTTTTTGGGTTCGAACACCGTCGATGTCTTTATTTCGCCCTCTACGGAATTCCTCCCCCATTCCCTCACTCCCCTTGATCCGAGCCCTGAGCGCGGTTTCCTCGGTCGCCTTGGCGACTGCGGCGACCGGCCCGGTGACCGTCCGCGTCACCGATTGGGCTTCGATGCCGTTTTCTGGAAACGTGACCACAGGCTCCGGCAATCCGGGGTACATGGCGCGGATCAATTTCACCAAGGAAGAACCTGGCGGCACGGGCCGGATGTGGACCTGCGACTTGAATGGCAACCTCCACATCTTCTCGCGAGGCGGCACCCCCGCGAACCGCACGGCGGAGCTGCTGACGCAGGCGAGGAACCGCAGCGCCTATCTCGACTTCAACGGTCGCTCGGCCACCACCGACACCGCGGAAAAAGTCAACATCCCGAACTC
This sequence is a window from Luteolibacter arcticus. Protein-coding genes within it:
- a CDS encoding tetratricopeptide repeat protein, whose amino-acid sequence is MKPHFLLAAMVCASAALAHEHHDKQPTVAVSPEIERLTKLANLKGAGAQAWVKLGDALMQEARNSVAHDFAAAEAAYQKALGMQPESIDAMAGMAWVENSEHDFTAGKKWAEKVLAKDPQHVDAHALIGDGAVELGNYDEAFEHYEAALATRADLSTLSRASHLLWVTGKGTQAMAMMQRAIDSGGPYPENAAWCRAELALMNFHSGALPSAEQLSTKALEAAPENPRVLVIAARISAAKQDYPKAIGHYEKSASITPNHDALAALVTLYQLTGDQEKAKKQIERVIAFHEVHEHDGHAHSHGSGNAQLARFLADLDRQPELALKEAQASYETYKNVGTTDTLAWCLLKAGKPEEAKRMIQRAMKWNTPDAEIWFHAGMIEQALKNPDAAKRHFSKALSMNPQFHPQHAKTAADLVSQPPST
- the pheT gene encoding phenylalanine--tRNA ligase subunit beta: MNVSLNWLATHVDLKGKTPEELDRLLTFAGVEVEGIEVKGVASDKIVVAQIMEAVQHPDAEKLKVTQVDAGEGQLRQIVCGAKNYKVGDKVPCCLPGAVLPGGFTIGEAKMRGVESKGMLASASEIGLVDAEDGLMILPPDSPIGKPVKELFHGDVLLEVEVTPNRPDLLSHHGMAREMATLLEVPLKPLEIPVRESFVADGVKIEAPDACPFYTAVRISGVKIGPSPAWLVERLESIGLRPINNVVDITNFVLHELGQPLHAFDAAKVSGALVIRTAKDGEEFLALDGQTYPLLADDCVISDEAGNALALGGVMGGADSGVAEATTDILLESAYFTPSRIRRTSRRTALSSDSSYRFERGVNPDGVLAGSALAIKLIMEIAGGTAEAMTIKAGEAPVLTQPVALDLAKLDQLTGASIPHDEAATILTRLGLSKNADGSWRVPSFRADLQRHIDLVEEIVRVKGLDAVPSRLRGTFVPSSAVDAAYDADMRLRERLAGLGFHECQTIKLISDVQVTDALTLKPLQPGDTIRVSLPLSEDHAVMRPSLTPGLVASAERNVRQGNKALRFFELGRVFRNAGGGKAKDLESDSLGLLLSGHASPASWAHPEAAADLYDLKAVIAALVPTASLQLLPRAREGFALAADIQADGQNLGTFAMLLPSRQRELDAPTPVFVAELDLSKLRKFVAGSREIAELPQFPGSSRDLALEAPAVLANAEIERVLAKVKEPLLTGFECFDVFRDESGQKLAVDRKSIAYRMHYRASDRTLKAEEIDAAHKIVVTALTGGLPVSQR
- a CDS encoding DUF4331 domain-containing protein, which translates into the protein MKTIPLRSLWRITPVFCTALACPIVAHASSHSDAPLIKQDPQANLTDLYAFIGTKYDNPAVKVLNVLVSVRPFSEPGDGVIYERFADNARYSIHLTNPVTGQETRRFDFVFSKITDVKNPDTILSYGRGTEVGPITTIGDGKQNFTQTYVFTESAMKGKSKVLKEQFESADLPVSPPNVGARTTPAYNGPDGKAVSGAVDFAGLDSLTKQAVTQLGNGIVAWAGPREDGFYADTPGIFDFLDPRIIGNDSGNGLGQDGGGVDGFKGFNVLSYAIQIPLTQLEAVAFTNPFLGAQSGVGVYASVSRQAMTMLSAKKDPKHSGKWVQVNRLGNPLFNEVLVALRGKDVYNRTSPVNDATAFKTYAENPEVAFLINAVLFADPEGDGPLATTGRTDLAAVFIPDVLRVDTTTDPVKLPGQAGFNRLSVIGGDTGGWPNGRRVGDDVVDIALSAVASGPAYTSITVVGDNVSANDQIYNQVFPYLATPHAGPAVDQRQAPSDD